Part of the Henckelia pumila isolate YLH828 chromosome 2, ASM3356847v2, whole genome shotgun sequence genome is shown below.
TTATTCGTTGATATTACACTTATGCatattttgttcaaaatttcataataaatttaatcacttcttagtttgaaattgtgtataaaAAAATTCGAGTATAATAATTTATCTAAATATAATAGacatgtaaataaaaaaattacatattattttaattttaaatataactgTTAAATATTTTCGTATCACGCCGGCAAACAGATTTGCAATTCCTAAAGCGATCATGGCCACACTTATCCCTTCTCGTTTTCCTTCAGATTTTCCTTGGACATAATGAGCTTTATTGAACAGTCCAACTTACGCTGTAATCAAGTTGTAATATGACCTTGGAGAAGGCAAAAACACTATCTAGTCAAGTGTTAAGTGCACCTCAATTAAACTATCCAAATTCCTCGAATTCTGCCTAGCTAATTCAGTTTCGACAACATTATGCATATATATACCATTTCTTTGGATAATGAtttgtaataatttttattggtttTAGCACAAGACCCGTATGAATCTTTATGCAAATTTTTGTATGATGGAAAGAGTTGGGAAGGGTACAAGATTAGTGCTCTGTTAGTCTTCTGAGCAGCAGTTCTTATTGGCCTCCTGATTTCTGTTTGGCAATGATGTGGCGTATGAATTAGTTACATGCTCTGAATGACTTGAGTTAttactaaattattatttacagCTTTTAGGACACAAAGACGtcgttttaaaattattatcatAGTCAAAATCATGAATTCAATTCCAGTTGGAGAAATCGTGCGAAAGCATTGTTGTGTAACAGCAACTAGCAATTATCGATCGTGTGGATGTCAATCAAAATGTCATTCTTGCAGTACCGGATGCTTGAAAGATTTTTGAGTCGTGCCTTTGCTATTAGAGTTTGTTACCCCGATAAAATATTTCCacccgagcccgtttataatgggtTTACCTAGCGTAGCCCAAGGTGGTAGGGTCCAGTCCAGTCCAGTCCAAAGCTATGTTGGGCTTTGTCATGACCTGGGCTGGTCATAATGGGCCGAGCTAGGTTATGCTTTAATGGGCTGACCAGGGCTGGGCCTAGTATGCCGTAcgcattttttttataattcgaGTGAGACTCTGATACATGTGAGATAAGTATGGATCTTCTCAAATATTCACAAGATAGAGATAAACTTAAGAAGGgtccaatggatgaagagtcctagtccaGGATGTGTTATAATTCTACTAGGTAACTTATTCTattttctcctataaatacaggtactgttatggttgtattcattattcattactcactTTTATATTtacgcactcatatctctcagttttcgtATTAATCATACCCtttgccttcaagacactgacttaggcatcggaggggtcacgccgaaaatactttcggcgccccttgacctagttgttgcttgtgcagaacttggtggtacccgacccgacctgctccATAAAGaaattggaggatccattctaccagaccgaacccgaggtaaaattccgacatcatcaattggcgccgtctgtgggaatttgaagaaaaagagtttcgaTGGCTGATCAGAATGGAAATCATCCTAATTTAGAGTTGTTAATAGCTCAGGCTGTTCAGAGGGCTTTGGCAGAGAGGGATGAGGCAAATATTCCGCACCCCGATCATAATGCCCACCTCGAGGAGATCAAAAAATTGAAGGAAGAAATGGAGCAGCTCAGGAAGAAGCAGGCCGGGTACCTAGCTACCACAATCAGAAACATTCCTTTTACTCAGGAGATATTGGACGCTGACCTTCCccaaacaatttaaattgccCCACGTCGGGGAGTACGATGGTAAAGGCGATCCAGAGGAACATTTAGCATGCTTCGAGAATGCAGCTCTGCTGCATAAATATTCGGATCCGATCAAGTGTAGGGCTTTCCTTACTACTCTCATAGGACCAGCCCAGCAATGGTTCAATACGTTACGCGCTGGGGAGATCAAGGAATTCAAGTATTTTAGCAAATCCTTTTTGCATCACTTTGCTAGTAGCAAAAAGCATCCTACCACTACTTTCAGTCTCTTTGCAATCAAACAACGGGAACATGAAAATTTGAGGGCATACATTCGAAGGTTTAGTGCCTTGGCTCTCGAGGTACCCATGGCTACCCCAGACCTGCTCATCAGCGCATTCATGCAAGGGCTGGATACAAAAGATTTTcttaaatctttaataaaaagGCCGCCGGAGACGTATGAGGAATTACTTGCCCGAGCTGAGAAATATGTCAACATGGAAGAGATTCAGGTCTCGCGAGCAGCTGTGAAGAGGGAGCGACCAAAAAGTCCAAAGGGCAATAGGGTTCCGAGCAATGGGACAGGAATGGGACAACCATTCCGACCTGCGCTGTTGGGAGAATTCAGCTCTTTCACTCCCTTGCGCATGAGTAAAGTCCGAGCCCTCCAAATTTGTGATGATCGGAAGCTCACACAAAGGCCTCCATGGACTGAGAAGGGACCTCGGAACAGGGAATCAGATAAATATTGTCACTTTCATAATGAGTATGGGCATATTACTGAGAATTGTCGTCAATTAGATCAAGAGATTGAAAGAATAATACAACAACATgctgaattaaaaaatatattgaccCGTCAAGAGGGATATCGCCCGAACAAGAGACAGCAAGAAAGACCGAGGCAAAGAGCCAGGACTGCTCCTCCCCATGAAGATTTCAATCACCCAAATCAGGGCCAGCCCGACGATGACCGAGCTCATCAAAGACCAGCTCCGCCTGCTAGAGGAATTATAAACATGATTTCTGGAGGCCCTACTGACGGAGATTCCAATCGAGCTAGGAAAACTAGCAgtagaaaattaataaatatggagATTGGGAATCAAATCTTCCATACTGGCCCGACCCTCTCTTTTGGTCCAGAAGATTTGAAAGGGGTTTCCAGCAACCATAACGATGCGCTGGTAATAAGGGCCACAGTCGCAAACTATGACGTAGCTCGGATATTCGTGGATTCAGGCAGTTCAGTCAATGTTTTATTCCAAGAAGCAATAAATCAAATGGATTTGGGACAGTACAAGATGGAGCCTGTGGTAACATCACTCTTTGGTTTCACGGGTCATGCCATCCGACCTGTTGGATTAGTCCACCTACCCTTAACTCTTGGAAAAAACAACACTCGCAAAACCCGAATTGTAAGTTTCATTATAGTGGATGCCCCATCCGCTTATAATGCTATACTAGGCAGACCTGCCATGACCACTTTCATGGCTGTGGCATCAGCTCTGCATCAGAAAATGAAATTCCCAGTGGGTAATGAGGTTGGGGAGGTGCAAGGTGATCAAGTTATTTCGCGCAAGTGTTATGTGGAGGAGGTCAGAATAGAGCAAAAAGTAGCCAGGACTGATAACGTCGACCGACCTGGAATTTCTGGCATGGAAAAAAATCAACTTGATAGAAGACACATCTGTCACCACTGAAGAAGAAACTGAAGAAGTAATAATCTCCCCTCCTTTCGGGGTAGTAAAAATTGCTCGAACCCTGGAAATAGAGTTGAAGCGAACACTACTGGAATGcttgcaaaaaaataaagacgTCTTTGCATGGTCAGTTTCAGACCTGGTAGGGGTCCATCGGGAAATATCAGAACACAAGCTCAATGTGATAAAAGGTTATCGCCCTATTATTCAAAAGAAGCGACACTTCGGTCCTGAAAAGGATGCAGTAATAAAGGAGCAGGTGGACGAGTTACTCAAGGTGGGGCACATTGAAGAAATCCACTTCCCGACCTGGTTGTCCAACATAGTCCTAGTTCCAAAGTCTACGGGAAAATGGCGCATGTGTGTAGATTTTCGAGATTTGAATAAAGCATGCCCTAAAGATTGTTACCCCCTACCTAGAATCGATCAGCTGGTTGATTCGACTGCAGGGCATGAATTACTCAGTTTTTTGGATGCTTATCAGGGATATCACCAAATTCCCTTGGCAAAAGAGGACAAAGACAAAGTGAGTTTTGTCACATCAACTGGAACTTATTGCTATGTGGTCATGCCGTTTGGACTCAAAAATGCCGGGGCAACATATCAGAGACTAATGGACAAAGTGTTCGAGCAACAAATTGGGAAAAACATTGAGGTATACGTTGATGATATCCTGATCAAAACCCGAACTGCAGACCAGTTCATCACCGACCTGGCTCAAACATTCCAGAcattgagaaattatcaattgaAGCTAAACCCTAGCAAGTGTACTTTTGGAGTCCGGGCTGGTAAATTCCTAGGTTATATGGTTACGAGAAGGGGAATTGAGGAAAATCCTGAAAAAGTCCAAGCTATCATTTCTATGAGCTCGCCCAGAAATGTACAGGAAGTACAAAGGCTGACAGGAAGAATTACCGCATTAGCCCGATTTATAAGCAGATCTGCAGATAAAAGTTTATCCTTATTCAAGGCACTGCGAAAGACCAAAAATTTCGAATGGAATGAGGAAAGTGAGAAGGCCTTCCAGGATTTGAAGACCTATTTAAAACAATTGCCCGTGCTGAATAAGCCTATTCCAGGGGAAGAGTTGTTCCTATATCTGGCAGTCACACCCCGAGCAGCCAGTTCAGTCCTGGTCAGGAAGGACGGGGCAAATCATCAGCCTGTTTATTTTGTGAGTCATGTCTTGAAGGGAGCCGAGCTCAATTATTTAACCCAAGAAAAACTTGCCTTAGCTCTGGTAATCACCGCAAGAAAATTACGGCCTTACTT
Proteins encoded:
- the LOC140877435 gene encoding uncharacterized protein; the protein is MADQNGNHPNLELLIAQAVQRALAERDEANIPHPDHNAHLEEIKKLKEEMEQLRKKQAGYWTLTFPKQFKLPHVGEYDGKGDPEEHLACFENAALLHKYSDPIKCRAFLTTLIGPAQQWFNTLRAGEIKEFKYFSKSFLHHFASSKKHPTTTFSLFAIKQREHENLRAYIRRFSALALEVPMATPDLLISAFMQGLDTKDFLKSLIKRPPETYEELLARAEKYVNMEEIQVSRAAVKRERPKSPKGNRVPSNGTGMGQPFRPALLGEFSSFTPLRMSKVRALQICDDRKLTQRPPWTEKGPRNRESDKYCHFHNEYGHITENCRQLDQEIERIIQQHAELKNILTRQEGYRPNKRQQERPRQRARTAPPHEDFNHPNQGQPDDDRAHQRPAPPARGIINMISGGPTDGDSNRARKTSSRKLINMEIGNQIFHTGPTLSFGPEDLKGVSSNHNDALVIRATVANYDVARIFVDSGSSVNVLFQEAINQMDLGQYKMEPVVTSLFGFTGHAIRPVGLVHLPLTLGKNNTRKTRIVSFIIVDAPSAYNAILGRPAMTTFMAVASALHQKMKFPVGNEVGEVQGDQVISRKCYVEEVRIEQKVARTDNVDRPGISVSDLVGVHREISEHKLNVIKGYRPIIQKKRHFGPEKDAVIKEQVDELLKVGHIEEIHFPTWLSNIVLVPKSTGKWRMCVDFRDLNKACPKDCYPLPRIDQLVDSTAGHELLSFLDAYQGYHQIPLAKEDKDKVSFVTSTGTYCYVVMPFGLKNAGATYQRLMDKVFEQQIGKNIEVYVDDILIKTRTADQFITDLAQTFQTLRNYQLKLNPSKCTFGVRAGKFLGYMVTRRGIEENPEKVQAIISMSSPRNVQEVQRLTGRITALARFISRSADKSLSLFKALRKTKNFEWNEESEKAFQDLKTYLKQLPVLNKPIPGEELFLYLAVTPRAASSVLVRKDGANHQPVYFVSHVLKGAELNYLTQEKLALALVITARKLRPYFLSHPITVLTNSVLGKIETNPDASGRLVRWITELSEYDLNFEPRTAIKAQALADFLAETVQLEQEELWKIFVDGSSCQSGSGAGIVIISPWGEETNISIRLDFRASNNEAEYEALLLGLKAARNLGISRATLYSDSQLAIQQSNGKFEIKDDKMRKYAKALDTAKEGFTELNLELISRAENIKADHLACLASALNDRPDPIVAGRELVSQLETLDDMLTQVPEGDWRYDIHTYLTKKELPNDNKKAKEVKRRALRFVMIDQNLFKRSFSQPLLKCLGPDEANYVLREIHEGSCGSHLGSLALARKALLAGFFWPTMRKDSSDLVHSFYNCQRHANLQWRPAEYMKAVVAACPFDQWGMDIVGPFPVSTGQRKFLLVAVDYFSKWVEAEPLAKITENEVLNFLWKNIVCRFGIPRRLVSDNGRQFCGSKV